Part of the Lysobacter enzymogenes genome is shown below.
GCGCGGGCTGAGGAGAATGAGATGAGCGCCGGACTGTTCGCGCAATACGTGGTGATCGCGATCGCGGTGCTGGTCAGCGCGGTCGTGGTCGCGCGCAAGCAGTTCCCCGGCGGCGTGCGCCGCCTGCGCATCGCCTGCGCGCTGCCGCTGGTGCGCGACGGCCGTCCGGCGTGGATGCGCGCGCTCGGCAAGCGCATCGCGCCGCCGGCGCGCGCGGGCGGTCCGAATTGCGCCGGTTGCGACAGCTGCGGGCCGTCGGATTGAGTCGCGCGCGGCGGGGGTTACCGCAGCCGCGTGGCCGCATGGCCCACCTGTAGGAGCGGCGCAAGCCGCGACCGCGACAACTCAACTGCGACGAACCGTGCCTACCCCGCACGGTTCTGCAAATAATCCCAAGCCTCCTGCAGATACGCCCGCGCCTCGTCCAGATGCTCCGGCGCGCAGCTCTCCTCGAACCGGCTGGCGCCGTCGCCGAACCGCAGACAAGCGTTGATCTCCTCCTCGCCCCAGAGGAAATCCAGGATCACCACGAAGTCGTCGGCGTCCGGGTCGTTGAAGCGCGCCGCGCCGCGCAGCGGCGTCAGCAGGCGCAGCATCTCGTGATAGTTCTCCGACGCCTGCAGCATGGCGATGCGCAAGGTGCGCCGGATCTCGTCGTACTCGACCGGCGGGGTGCCGGTCCAGGCGTCCTCGCGCCAGGCCTTGACGACCTCGGCCACGCTGGCCGCGTCGAGGTCGGCGAGGATTTCCGGCGGCACCCGGTTGCCGCCGCTCATCTGCTGGCGGTCGAACCAGGGCTGCCAATCGTCGAACCCGGCCGGACGCGCCGGCGCGGAGCTCATGAAGGCTTGGTACTGCTCGTGGCTGAGGGTGAAACGGGCGTACAACGATGCGGGTTCCGACATCGGCGGGATCCTTTCCTGTGACACCGGCGCGCCGCCGCTCAGCGGCGCAGCCGGCCCTTGCCGGCGGCCTTGTAGCCGACCGCTTCGAACGCTTCGACCGAGAGCGTGAAGGTGCGCTCCTCCCCCGAAAACAGCGCGCCCACGCCGACGACCTGGCGGGTGATCTCCTCGCCGCGGTCGTTCTTGATCGACAGCACCATCGAGTATTCCCACGCGCCGTCGCTGGGCGGGTGGCGGATGGTGCCCTCTACGCTGAGCGGCGAAAACCGTTTCGCCGCCAGCGCGTTGGCGTCGGAATCGAAGCGCAGGTGGTGCCGGCAGGCCGGGCACACGCTGGCCGATTCCAGGATCGTCGCCTTGCAATGCGGACAAACGCGCGTCGCCCCGGGCATGCCCTGGCGTTGCGCGCTCATGAGTCGGCGCCGGTCTCCGCCTTGGCGTTCTTGTCGGACTTGCCGTTGTCGGACTTGTCGCTCTTGTCGTTGCGCGCGACCGCCTTGCCGCTGTCTTCCCAACCGAACTCGACCTGGCCGCGCACGCGCGCGCCGGCGGCGACGGTGACGTTGCCGGCCTTGACGTCGCCGACCACCACGCCGGTTTCCAGCAGTTCCACGCGCTGGGCCGAATCGATATTGCCTTCCAGTTCCCCGGCGATCACGACCTTGCGCGCGCGCACGCCGCCGTTGACCTTGGCGCCGAGTTCGACGGTGAGGTCGCCGTCGACCTGCACGTCGCCCTTGAAGCGGCCGGCGATGCGGATGTGGCCGGCGCCGTGGATCTTGCCTTCGATGGTCAGGTCGGCGGCGATCAGCGATTCCTTGACCGTCTCGCGCGGCTCGGCCTGACGCTGCGGCGCGGCCTGCTGCGGCGGCGGCGCGCTGATCGGCGCGGGCGCCGGCGCGCTGGGCTGGCCGAAGCTGAATTCGGTGGCCGCGTCGGGCTCCTTCTTGAGGGCGGTTTCCGGCTGCAGCGGCGGCAGCGGAGTGTCGCGCTTGGGCGGTGCGGGCTGGTTGAAAATGGCCATGACGCGGTGTTCCTCAGGTCGGGGGATCAGGTGATGACACGCGTGAACTTTGGAGCCTAACACGCTGATACGAAGCGCCCACTGTGACGAATCTCACCGTTTCGCAGCGGCTGTGAAGGCCTGTGCGGATTCAGTTTCGACCCCTCGCGCGCGGCCTTGCGGCGCCTGCGTGCGCGCGTTCGCGGCGCGCGCGAGAACGCGCGCACGCACGACAGTGATTAAGAAACATTTCAGATCGATGAATGCGGCGCGCGGCGGCACGGTCGCATCGGATCAGGCCGCGGCGGCCGGCCGGGGCCGGCGGTCGGGCGCAGCGGAAACGCTCAGGCCGGGTCGCCGGCGCCGCCCGGATCCGGCTCGCTTGCGGCGGGCCGGATCGGCCGCGGCGGCGCCGGGCCGTGGCCGAGCACGCTGTCGTAGGCCAGCCAGCCGACCTGCGCCAGCAGCACGCCGCCGGCGTAGGACGCGGCCCGGACCGGATCCATGAACCAGCACAGCGGCAGCAGCACCAGCGCGGTGCGCAACAGATAGATCGCCCAGCGCCACAGCCCCCAGTAGCCGCGATAGGCCAGGCGCGCATGGAACAGGTATTGGCGCGGATCGATCGACGCCGGCAGTTCGCCGCAAGCCTGGCGCAACTGGCCGCCGAGACGGGCGACGGCGAGCGAGAGTTCGGCTTGCAGCGTCGCCACGCGCAGCGCGCGCCACGACGAGTACGGCCGCTTGAGTTCCTCCACCACCTTCGGCGAGGGATGCCCGAACGCGCGCGCGTCTTCGTGCGTCAGCGCCCACAACGCGTTGTTGCGCAGGCGCAGCGGGTCGTTTTCGGGATAAGCGAAGAATTCGCCGACCAGTTGCATGGCTTCGGGCGGCAGCGTCGAGGCGCCGCGGGCGGCCTCCAGCTCGCGGTACAGCAGCGCGCCGACATAGTCGCGCAGGTCCGGGTCGCGCACTTCTTCCCGATACATCAGCCAGTTGCGCAGCGATTCCGGATTGCGGTGCGCGCAGCGCTCGCGCAGTTCGGCCAGGAACGCGTCGAAATCGACGCCGCTGCGCCGGCGCAGGCGGTGCAGCAGCCAATGCCCTTCGGTGTCGAGCGTGCCGAGCGTGTCCAGGTCGAAGAAGCGCGCGATCGCTTCCAACTGCGCGCTGGGCAGTTGCGGCGCCTGCGCCAGCGCGCGCGGCAATTGCGGCGCGATCACGTCCTTGACGTAGAGCGAGTACAGCGGCGGGAATTCGCGCAGCCACGCTTCGTAGTCGGCCGGCGACAGGCGCAGGGCGCCGACGATGACGGCGTTGCCGATCTGGTCGATCGACAGTTCGATGCGGTCGTCGTCTTCGTCGCTGTCGTTGGTCGAGGCCGCGTCGGCGGGTGCGGCGGCCGGCGGCGCATCGGCATGGCTTCCCGCGGCGCCGGCGGGCGGCGTCGGCGGCGGCGGCGAAGCGTCGGCGCCGGCCTCGGCGTTTTCGTCCTGCGCCTGTTCGGCCTCGCGCTGCTGCAGCCAGCGCTCGTACTCGGCCTGGCGCAGCATCGACAGCGCGGCCTGATACGCCTCGTGCAAGGTCTGGAAGCCCTGCGCGTCCTCGTCCGGGCGGGTCTCGCGCAGCGCCCGCGCGTAGGCGCGCTTGATCGCGCGCTCGTCGGCGTCTTGCTCCAGGCCCAGGCGTTCGTGCGGGGTCATGTCGGCTCGGCTCAGTGCAACAGGTAACCGGCCACGGCCACCGCCGCCAGGATCTGGGCCAAACGCCAGAGCTTGCCGGCGCCGGCGCGGATCTCGGCCAGCGTCACGCCGAAACGGCGGGCCAGGGCGAAGTCGTGCAGCGGCAGCACCGCCGCGGCGGCGACGGCGACCAACGGCACCGCCGCGTCGTAGGCCAGCGCGGACGGCGGCGTCGCCGCCAGCGCGGCGAGCGTGGCGGTCAGCAGGCAGATCACCGCCGGCACCGGCGTGGCGCGCGAACGCGCCTGCACGAAGCCGACGATGCCGGCGATCAACGTGGCCTGGAACGGCAGCCAGTACGCGCCGGCCGCGCACGCGGCGAGCAGGACCAAGGTGTACGCGCTGAGCGGATCCCAGCGCATGCGCTGGGCCATCCAGCGCTGCGCGCGGCACAGCCCGATCCAGGCCAGCGCCGCGGCGGCCCAGCCGGCGAAGATCAGGCCGATGTTGCGCGCGGCGTTCTCGCGCGGCGCCGGGTCGAAGCCCATCAGCATCGAGACGAACCAGACCGTGGCCAGGTAATACAGCGGAATGCGCGCGGCGGCGATGGCGATGCGGCGCGGGTCCAGGCGCTCGGGATCGCAGGCGCGCAGCCAGAAGCCGACCGCGCCGGGGTTCAGGCGCTGCCCCAGCCACTCCGGGCCGACCCGTTGCAGGCGCAGCAACAGGCCGCGCAGGCGGCTCGGCAGCGTCGGGATCAGCGCGATCAGCGCGCGCCGCGGCCAGAACGCCGGCCGTTGCAGTTCGCCGAACAGCCAGCGGTCGACCAGCCGGTCGTGGGCGTTGCGGTACTCGCCGAGGATGCGCTCGAACGCGACGCTGCGCGCGCCGCGGTCGGTGGCGACCGCGAGCCAGTGGCGCAGGCGCGGGTCGGGATCGTACAGCGCGCCCAGATCGAAGTATTCGGCGATCGCGTCGGTCGCCGCCGGCGCCAGCGGCGGCTCGCATTCGGCCAGCGCATGCGCGACCGGCGCGCGCAGCGCGTGCTTGAGTTCCAGCGAGTACAGCGGTTCGCAATCGCGCAGCCAGCGTTGCAGGTCGACGGCGAGGCGGCGCTGGGCGAAGTCGAACAGTTCGGTCAGGAAGGCGCGCAGGTCGAAGTAGCGCGGCTGCGGTTCCGGCTCGTCGGCGTGTTGCGGTTCGTGGCGCGGTTCGGGCTGCGGCTCGGTCGCGGGCCGAGGCCGCGGGGCGTCGCCTGCGGGCACGGCTGCGCGCGTGGGCGCTGCGGGCGGCGAGGGCGGCGCAGGCGCGGCAGGACGAGGCATCGCTTGCGCCGCTGCGTCGGCCTGCGCGCCAGCGCCGTCGCCTTCCTCGTCCTGCGCGACAGCGAGCGCGAACGCGCGTTGCGCCGCGATGTGCAGGCATTGCTGGTAAGTCTCGTTGAGCGCCTGGAACCCCTCCGGATCGTCGTCCGGCCGGCAGCGCTTGAGCTCGCGCGCATACGCGCGCTTGATCGCGCGTTCGTCGCTGTCCGGCGCGAGGCCCAGGCGCTGGAACGGCGTCATGCGAGCGCCGTTCCTGTGACGATGGCGATGCACGCGGCCAGGGCAAGCCCGGCCGCGGCCAGCAGCGCCCACGGCCGCGCCGCCATTTCTCGCGCGTAAACCAAATCGATGCGTTCGCGTCCGGCGCGCCACAGATCCTGCAGCACCGGCGTGGCCGCAGCGAACAGCAAGCACGGCGGCACCCAGCCGATGCGGCCGCTCGGGTCGCTTTGCAGGCCTGTCAGCCAGGTTTGCGGCGAGGGCCGCTCCGGCAAAGCGAAAGCAGCGCCGAACAGTTGCGGAACGCACATCGCCAGCAGGAGGCCCGCGACGTGCGCAGCCAGGGTCCGGGGGACGCGCTCGCGGCCGCGCGCAATCAGCCATATCCAACCGGCGCCGACCGTGGTCAGGGCGGCGAAACCGGTCGAGACCGGCAACAGCGCGAGGCTGGCGATGGCGAAGCCGACAAACAATTGCAGCGGCGCATCGCGCCAGACCGGCACGACCTGGCCGCGCTGGAGAGCGATCAGCCAGCGCAGCCACAGCATGCGGATCGTCGAGCCCAGCAGCCACAGCGCAGCCAGTGTCAGGCAGATCGTCAGCAGTCCATCCGGCGACCCTTTGGCCCTGTCGAGCGAGATCGGGCCCAGCAGCGGCAGGGGATAGAGCAGCATCCGCAGCAATACCACGATCAGGCGCGGCAACGCGATCCGGGTCGGGTCGGCAGCGCGTTGCCATAGCTCGACGCTTTCGTGGTCCAACTGCTGTGCGGCGCGATCGCGATCTGCGCGCAGCAAGTTCATCGCCAGTCTTGCGGCGCGTCCGGGCTGGCCGGGAAACAACGCGATCGTCAATCGTCGCCACCACGAGCGCGGCCCGTGCAATTCGCGCAGCAGCATCAAATCGAGCGAGGTTCCTTGCGGCGGCTGATATTGGGCAAGGATGCGCTCGTACTCCTGCGCGCCGTCGGCGCGAGCTTGGGCGCGACGGGTGTACTCCAGCAACTGCGCGTCGCGCGCGCCGACTTGGTCGAGGGCGAAGAAGGCGAACACCATGCGCAGCACGTTCGGCGGCAACCGCGGCTCGATCTGGGCCAGCGTCTGCGCCAACGGTTCGCGCAGTGCGTATTTAAGTTCGAGTGAATACAGCGGCTTCAGGTTTTGCAGCCAATTCTCAAGCTGCTCAGGCGAAGTCTCTCGCGCGCGCTGCAGCAACTCGTGCATGAACGCGTCGGCGTCGAAGCGCTGCGCGGAGAGCGGCGCGAACCTGCCGTCTGAGGCCGCGTGGGAAGCTGGGGAAGACGGGGGCGAAAACGGACGGGCGATGTCCGAGTCGGAAGCAGCGTCGGGCTGGTCGGGCACATCGACCTCAGCGCCTTCGTCGCCGGGCGCGGCGGGGAACACCGCCGGGCCGTCCTCTCCGAGCGCGATGGTGCAGTTGTCGACGTCGATGTCGCCCGCCCCGACGATCCGCAGTCGTGCGGCGTGGTGCAGGCACTCGCGATAGGCCTCCTGCAGCGCCTGGAATCCCTCCGGATCGTCGTCCGGCCGGCAGCGCTTGAGCTCGCGCGCATACGCGCGCTTGATCGCGCGTTCGTCGCTGTCCGGCGCGAGGCCCAGGCGCTGGAACGGCGTCACGGCTGTCCCGGTCCCATCAGGTACTGCAGCATCGCGCCGATCACGCCGAGCGACAGCATCACCAGCACCACCGTTCGCAGGCGCAGCCCGCGTTCGGGAAACAGGCCGGGCTGGCTGCGCCCGCGCGCGGAGCCGAACTGGACGCCGCTCAGGTCCGCGCCGCTGCGGCGCGCACGCGCGCGCAGTTCGACGATGCGCGCCTGCAGCCCGGCCGAATGCGCGTGCACGGTGTCCAGGTCGAAAAAGCGCAGCAGCGCGTCCAGTTGCGGCAGGTACAGCGGCGCGCGCGCGCTCAGGTGGGCGATCAGCGCCGGCGCCAGCGCGTGCTTGCGCTCGAGCTGGTACAGCGCCGGGTGCTTGACCAGCCAGCGCTCGAGCCCGGCGACGCTGCCGGTTTCGGCGTGGCGGTAGAGCTCGTCGAGGAAGTGTCTGGCGTCGAATTCGGCTTCAGGCGCCTCGGCAATGTTCGCCGGCGCGGCCTGCGCGGCGGCGCCCGCGGACGCGCTCGGCGGCTTCGGCGCGGCGGGCGCAGGCGGCGGCACCGGGACCGGCGCCGCGGGAGCGCTCGGCGCGACCGGCACGGACGCAGCGGCAGGCGCGCTCGGCGGCGAGGGTTGCGCCGGCGCCGGCGGCGCCACGAACGGCGCCCTGGGTGCGGGCGGTGCGGACGGCAGCGGCGCGGCGGGCGGCGTCGGCGCGGTCGAGCCGCCGGCGGGCGCGAGCGGAATCGGCGCCGGCCGCGGCGCCGGCGGCATGCGCATGCCTTGCGCGAGCGCGTCGTCGTCTTCTGCGTCGTCCTCGTCTTCGAAGGCGTCCGTCGCCATCGCGACCTCGGCCGCAACGCGCCGCCGCGCCCATTCCAGGCATTGCTGATACGCCTCGTTCAAACGCTGGAACCCGGCCGGATCGTCGTCGGGCCGGTTCGCGCGCAGCAGCCTGGCGTAGGCGCGCTTGATCTGCGCCTCGTCCGCGTCGGCGGACAGGCCCAGCGCGGCGAACGGGTTCATACGCCGCCGGCCTGCGCCTCGACCGCGTCGAGGAAGTGGGCGAAGTCGCGGCGGTGCTCGGCGATCATCGCGTCGTCCTGCAGATCCAGCACGCCGCGGAAACGGACCAGCGCCGTCTGCACCTGCTCGCGCGCCCACAGCAGTTCTTCATACAGACGCTCGGCGCGCGCGATCAGCGCGACGTTCTCCTGATGCTCGCGCGGGTGCACCTTCAGCGCCGCCAGCGCCTGCAGGCGCTCGCGGATCTGCTCGGGACTCAGCACGCCGGGATTCTTCTCCAGCACCACCTCGTGCTTGAAGCCGCTGGCGACCGCCTCGGCCTCGACCTGGAGCAGGCCGTTGATGTCGTAGGTGAAGCGCACATCGATGGGATTGTCGTGGCGCGCCTTGGCCGGCAGCTCGATGGTGATCGCGCCGAGCCGCACGTTGTTCTCCACCCGCGGGCTTTCGCCCTGGTAGATCTCCAGCTCGACCTTGCGCTGCTGGTCGCGCACCGGGTAGTAGCGCTCGATCCGGCTCACCGGCACGGTGCTGTTGCGGTGGATGATCGGCGAGAACAGGCCGTTGACGAAGCGCCCGTCGACTTCCTGGCCGGTGCTCACGCCGAGGCTGTGCGGGCACACGTCGGTCAGCACCACTTCTTCCAGCGCCTGGTTGCGCGCCTTCATCCCGGCTGCGACGCAGGCGCCGTGGGCGATCGCCTCGTCCGGGTTGAGGTGGCGCAGCGGCAGCCGGCCGAACATGCGCGAGACCAGCTTGGCGCACAGCGGCATGCGCGAGGCGCCGCCGACCAGGACGATCTGGTCGAGCTGCCCCGGCGCCAGCTTGGCGTCGCGCATCGCCCGTTCCAGCGGCGCGCGCAGGCGCTGCACCAGCGGTTCGCACAGGCGGGCGAAGCCGTCCTCGTCCAGGCGCCAGCTGCGCGCCTGGCCGGACAGGGTGAGTTCGAGCGCGGCCTCGCCGCCGCTGGCGAGCTGCTGCTTGAACGCCTCGATGCGCCGCTCCAGCACCGCCAGTTCGCCGAGCGGCAGCGCGCTGGCCGACAGGCCGTGTTCGCGCAGGAAGCCGTCGAGCAGGGCGCGCGAGAAATCCTCGCCGCCGAGGAAGTTGTCGCCGGCGCTGGCGTGCACTTCCATGATCCCGTCGAACAGCTCCAGGATCGATACGTCGAAGGTGCCGCCGCCGAGGTCGAAGATCAGGTAGCGGCCGCCGTCGTCGCTCTGTTGCAGGCCGTAGGCCAGGGCCGCGGCGGTCGGCTCGTTGATCAGCCGCTCGACCTTGATCCCGGCCAGTTCGCCGGCGATGCGCGTGGCCTTGCGCTGGCTGTCGGAGAAATAGGCCGGCACGCTGATGACCGCCTCGGCCACGCGCTCGCCGAGGTCGGCCTCGGCGTCGGCGATCAGCGACTTGAGCACCAGCGCCGACAGCTCCTCCGGACGGAACCGGTGCGAGCCCAGCGCGGTGACCCGGTCGCTGCCCATCCAGCGCTTGAACGCGGCCACGCTCTGGCGCGGGTGCGAGACCAGGCGCTCGCGCGCGGCCTGGCCGACGATGACGCGGTCGTCCTCGTCCACGCTGACCGCCGAGGGCGTCAGCAGCGCGCCCAGGGCGTTGCGGATCAGGCGCGGGCCGTCGGCCCCGTACACGCCGATCAGCGAATGAGTGGTGCCCAGGTCGATGCCGACGATCATACGAACCTACAGTCCATTGCGATGGAGCGCACAGATTACATGCGGAACACGCCGAAGCGGGTGCGATCTTCGATCGGCGCGTTGAGGCTGGCCGACAGGCCCAGGCCGAGCACCCGGCGGGTGTCGGCCGGATCGATGATGCCGTCGTCCCACAGCCGCGCGGTGGCGTAGTAGGGGTTGCCCTGGTGTTCGTACTGTTCGCGGATCGGCGCCTTGAAACCGTCCTCGTCCTCGGCCGACCACTGCTTGCCGGCGGCCTCGATGCCGTCGCGGCGCACCGTCGCCAGCACCGAGGCGGCCTGCTCGCCGCCCATCACGCTGATGCGCGCGTTCGGCCACATCCACAGGAAGCGCGCGCCGTAGGCGCGGCCGCACATGGCGTAGTTGCCGGCGCCGAAGCTGCCGCCGAGGACCACGGTGAACTTGGGCACGTGCGAGCACGCCACCGCGGTCACCATCTTGGCCCCGTCCTTGGCGATGCCGGCGTTCTCGTACTTCTTGCCGACCATGAAGCCGGTGATGTTCTGCAGGAACACCAGCGGGATGCCGCGCTGGTTGCACAGCTCGATGAAGTGCGCGCCCTTGAGCGCGCTCTCGGCGAACAGGATGCCGTTGTTGGCGACGATGCCGACCGGATAGCCGTGCAGGTGGGCGAAGCCGGTGATCAGGGTCTTGCCGTAGCGCGCCTTGAATTCCTGCAGCTCGCTGCCGTCGACGATGCGCGCGATCGCTTCGCGGATGTCGAACGGCTTGCGCGTGTCCTTGGGCACGATGCCGTACAGCTCGTCGGCCGGGTACAGCGGCTCGCGCGCGGGCCGGGTCGCCACCGGCAGGGTTTTGCTGCGGTTGAACGTGGCGACGATGTCGCGCGCGATCTGCAGCGCGTGGCGGTCGTCTTCGGCGAAATGGTCGGCCACGCCGGACACCGCGGTGTGCACGTCGGCGCCGCCGAGCGCTTCGGCGTCGACCACTTCGCCGGTCGCGGCCTTCACCAGCGGCGGGCCGCCGAGGAAGATCGTGCCTTGTTCCTTGACGATGACCGACTCGTCGCACATCGCCGGCACGTAGGCGCCGCCGGCGGTGCAACTGCCCATGACCACCGCGACCTGCGGGATGTTCTCGGCGCTGAGCCGCGCCTGGTTGTAGAAGATCCGGCCGAAGTGTTCCTTGTCCGGAAACACCTCGTCCTGCAGCGGCAGGAACGCGCCGCCGGAGTCGACCAGGTAGACGCAGGGCAGGCGGTTCTCGCGCGCGATCTCCTGCGCGCGCAGATGCTTCTTCACCGTCATCGGGAAATAGGTGCCGCCCTTGACGGTGGCGTCGTTGGCGACGATGACCACTTCCAGCCCCTGCACCCGGCCGATGCCGGCGACCATGCCTGCGGCCGGCGCGGCGTCGTCGTACATGCCTTCGGCCGCGAGCGGCGCGATTTCCAGGAACGGCGAACCCGGGTCGAGCAGGGCGGCGATGCGGTCGCGCGCGAGCAGCTTGCCGCGTTCGGTGTGCTTGGCGCGGGCCTTGTCGCCGCCGCCGTGGGCGGCGCGCGCCAGACGCGCATCCAGTTCTTCGACCAGGGCGCGGTGGTAGGCGACGTTGTCGCGGAAGTCCTGCGAGCGCGGGTCGAGCTGGGAAGTGATCGCGGGCATTGCGGGAACGGCCGGAAGCGGGAGACGCGGCATCAAAACATAAAGCGCCTGCGCCGGCCAATGGCTTCGGCGGGCGTCGCGGCGGCAAACGCCGGCGTATGCGCACGGAATGCGACATGCGCGCTTGGTTTGTGTGAGCGGCTCGGGCCGCTGCGTCGCAGGCCGCCTCTGCCGCAAGCGCGCTGCCGCAACGAGCGCTGGCGCAAAAAAGAAAGGCCCGCACCAGGCGGGCCTTTCAGCGAACGAGAGCGCAAGCCGATTAGTGCTTGGCTTCTTCCTTCTTGGCTTCGGCGGCAGCGGCGTCGGCCTTGTCGGCGACCTTCTGCGCAGCGTCGGCGGTCGCGTTGGCGGCCTTGGAAGCAGCGTCGGCGGCGCCGGCAGCGGCGGCGTCGGTCGCGGCGGCGGCAGCGTCGCCGGCCTTGGCGGCGGCGTCGCCCGCAGCGGCGGCGGCGTCGTTGGCGCCGGCAGCGGCAGCGGCGGCGGCGTCGGACGCGGCAGCGCCGGCGGCTTCGGCGCCAGCGGCGGCGGCGGCGCCGGCCGAATCAGCGGCCTTGGCGGCGTCGGCACCGGCCTGCTCGGCGGCGGCCGAGGCTTCGGCAGCGGCGTCCTTGGCTTCTTCGGTCTTCTGGGCGCAAGCCGACAGGGCCAGAACGGCGGCGGCGAGCAGGACGTAGAGATGGGTCTTCATGAGCTGTCTCCTGAGGAGTTGTCTGAGAAATGGAGCTGTTTGGATCTGTCAGGCAACGCCAGTGCTCGCAGCGGTCCGGCAAGCCGGCTTCGATCGTTCACTGACCTTACGGAAAAAGCCGCCGGAGAACCGGCGGCTTTCCCGTTCGACGCGGATCCCGCGTCGGAACTAGCAGTATCGCTTGCGCGATATTACTTCTTCGCTTCTTCCTTGGCAGCTTCCGCCGGAGCGGCAGCGTCCTTGGCGGCGCCAGCGGCGTCCTTGGCAGCGTCGGCGGCGCCAGCGGCGGCGTCGGCAGCAGCGTCGGCAGCGGCCGGGGTCGCGGCGTTGGCAGCGGCGTCGGCCGAGGTGGCGGCGGCGTCGGCGGCGGTGGCAGCGGCGTCGGCCGAAGCAGCGGCGGCGTCGGCGGTGGCGGCGTCGCCAGCGGCGGCGGCGGTGTCGGCGGCGGCCTGGGCTTCGGTCGAAGCGGCAGCAGCGTCGGCGGAAGCATTTTCAGCCTGCTTCTGGTTCGAGCAAGCGGCCAGGGCCAGACCCAGAGCCAGGGCGATCAGCGCCTTGTTGAAATTCATGATTCGGTTTCCTCGTCGTTTAGTTAGGCAACGCGCAAAAGCGCGCCGATAACATGATGACAAGCCGGTGACGTGTGTCAAGCGGCATGCCGGGTTTTTTTTGTGCAACGCGTTTTTAACTTTTTACAGCAATTCGATAGCGATCGCCGTGGCTTCGCCGCCGCCGATGCACAGCGAGGCGACGCCGCGCTTGCCGCCGCGAATGCGCAGGGCGTTGATCAGCGTGACCACCAGGCGCGCGCCGCTGGCGCCGATCGGGTGGCCCAGCGCGACCGCGCCGCCGTGCACGTTGAGCTTGTCGTGGGCGATGCCGAGCTCGGTCATCGGCGCCATCGCGACCACCGAAAACGCCTCGTTGATCTCGAACAGATCGACGTCTTCGACCTTCCAGCCGGCCTTTTCGAGCACGTTTGAAATCGCTTTCACCGGCGCGGTGGTGAACCATTCCGGGGCCTGCGCGTGGCCGGCGTGGGCGACGATGCGCGCCAGCGGCTTGAGCCCGCGCGCGGCGGCTTCCTGCGCGCTCATCAGCGCGGCCGCGGCGGCGCCGTCGGAAATCTTCGACGAGGCCGCGGCGGTCAGCACGCCGTCCTTGCCGAACGCAGGACGCAGGGTCGGAATCTTGCTGACGTCGATCTTGGCCGGCTCCTCGTCGGCGTCGACGACGACGTCGCCCTTGCGGCCCTTGACCGTCACGGAAACGATTTCATCCTTGAAGTGGCCGGCCGACTGCGCGGCCTGGGCGCGCTTGACGCTCTCTTCCGAATACGCGTCGATGGCGGCGCGATCGTAGCCGTACTTGGCGCAGGCGGCGTCGCCGAACACGCCCATCGCCTTGCCGTCGTACGGGTTGGTCAGGCCGTCCCAGGCCATGTGGTCGAGGAACTCAGCGCTGCCGTAGCGGATGCCGGTGCGCGAGTTGTTGAGCAGGTGCGGGGCGTTGGTCATCGACTCCATGCCGCCGGCGACGACGACCTTGGCCGAGCCGGCCTGGATCAGGTCGTGGGCGAGCATGATCGCCTTCATGCCCGAGCCGCAGACCTTGTTGATGGTGGTGCAGCCGGCCGAGG
Proteins encoded:
- a CDS encoding DUF6587 family protein, with the protein product MSAGLFAQYVVIAIAVLVSAVVVARKQFPGGVRRLRIACALPLVRDGRPAWMRALGKRIAPPARAGGPNCAGCDSCGPSD
- a CDS encoding bactofilin family protein, with protein sequence MAIFNQPAPPKRDTPLPPLQPETALKKEPDAATEFSFGQPSAPAPAPISAPPPQQAAPQRQAEPRETVKESLIAADLTIEGKIHGAGHIRIAGRFKGDVQVDGDLTVELGAKVNGGVRARKVVIAGELEGNIDSAQRVELLETGVVVGDVKAGNVTVAAGARVRGQVEFGWEDSGKAVARNDKSDKSDNGKSDKNAKAETGADS
- a CDS encoding J domain-containing protein; translated protein: MTPHERLGLEQDADERAIKRAYARALRETRPDEDAQGFQTLHEAYQAALSMLRQAEYERWLQQREAEQAQDENAEAGADASPPPPTPPAGAAGSHADAPPAAAPADAASTNDSDEDDDRIELSIDQIGNAVIVGALRLSPADYEAWLREFPPLYSLYVKDVIAPQLPRALAQAPQLPSAQLEAIARFFDLDTLGTLDTEGHWLLHRLRRRSGVDFDAFLAELRERCAHRNPESLRNWLMYREEVRDPDLRDYVGALLYRELEAARGASTLPPEAMQLVGEFFAYPENDPLRLRNNALWALTHEDARAFGHPSPKVVEELKRPYSSWRALRVATLQAELSLAVARLGGQLRQACGELPASIDPRQYLFHARLAYRGYWGLWRWAIYLLRTALVLLPLCWFMDPVRAASYAGGVLLAQVGWLAYDSVLGHGPAPPRPIRPAASEPDPGGAGDPA
- a CDS encoding J domain-containing protein, producing the protein MNPFAALGLSADADEAQIKRAYARLLRANRPDDDPAGFQRLNEAYQQCLEWARRRVAAEVAMATDAFEDEDDAEDDDALAQGMRMPPAPRPAPIPLAPAGGSTAPTPPAAPLPSAPPAPRAPFVAPPAPAQPSPPSAPAAASVPVAPSAPAAPVPVPPPAPAAPKPPSASAGAAAQAAPANIAEAPEAEFDARHFLDELYRHAETGSVAGLERWLVKHPALYQLERKHALAPALIAHLSARAPLYLPQLDALLRFFDLDTVHAHSAGLQARIVELRARARRSGADLSGVQFGSARGRSQPGLFPERGLRLRTVVLVMLSLGVIGAMLQYLMGPGQP
- a CDS encoding molecular chaperone HscC, with protein sequence MIVGIDLGTTHSLIGVYGADGPRLIRNALGALLTPSAVSVDEDDRVIVGQAARERLVSHPRQSVAAFKRWMGSDRVTALGSHRFRPEELSALVLKSLIADAEADLGERVAEAVISVPAYFSDSQRKATRIAGELAGIKVERLINEPTAAALAYGLQQSDDGGRYLIFDLGGGTFDVSILELFDGIMEVHASAGDNFLGGEDFSRALLDGFLREHGLSASALPLGELAVLERRIEAFKQQLASGGEAALELTLSGQARSWRLDEDGFARLCEPLVQRLRAPLERAMRDAKLAPGQLDQIVLVGGASRMPLCAKLVSRMFGRLPLRHLNPDEAIAHGACVAAGMKARNQALEEVVLTDVCPHSLGVSTGQEVDGRFVNGLFSPIIHRNSTVPVSRIERYYPVRDQQRKVELEIYQGESPRVENNVRLGAITIELPAKARHDNPIDVRFTYDINGLLQVEAEAVASGFKHEVVLEKNPGVLSPEQIRERLQALAALKVHPREHQENVALIARAERLYEELLWAREQVQTALVRFRGVLDLQDDAMIAEHRRDFAHFLDAVEAQAGGV
- a CDS encoding carboxyl transferase domain-containing protein codes for the protein MPAITSQLDPRSQDFRDNVAYHRALVEELDARLARAAHGGGDKARAKHTERGKLLARDRIAALLDPGSPFLEIAPLAAEGMYDDAAPAAGMVAGIGRVQGLEVVIVANDATVKGGTYFPMTVKKHLRAQEIARENRLPCVYLVDSGGAFLPLQDEVFPDKEHFGRIFYNQARLSAENIPQVAVVMGSCTAGGAYVPAMCDESVIVKEQGTIFLGGPPLVKAATGEVVDAEALGGADVHTAVSGVADHFAEDDRHALQIARDIVATFNRSKTLPVATRPAREPLYPADELYGIVPKDTRKPFDIREAIARIVDGSELQEFKARYGKTLITGFAHLHGYPVGIVANNGILFAESALKGAHFIELCNQRGIPLVFLQNITGFMVGKKYENAGIAKDGAKMVTAVACSHVPKFTVVLGGSFGAGNYAMCGRAYGARFLWMWPNARISVMGGEQAASVLATVRRDGIEAAGKQWSAEDEDGFKAPIREQYEHQGNPYYATARLWDDGIIDPADTRRVLGLGLSASLNAPIEDRTRFGVFRM